A window of the Cellvibrio sp. pealriver genome harbors these coding sequences:
- the msrB gene encoding peptide-methionine (R)-S-oxide reductase MsrB: MADNEKLNDAYWREKLTPEQYRICREKGTERPFTGEYWQEFSAGDYRCRCCGELLFDADTKFDAGCGWPSFYAPAVKAAIKEQLDTSHGMYRTEVLCRKCDCHLGHVFTDGPEPTGLRYCINSASILFDKK, translated from the coding sequence ATGGCTGATAACGAAAAATTGAACGATGCCTATTGGCGTGAAAAACTGACACCCGAGCAGTACCGGATTTGCCGGGAAAAGGGCACCGAGCGCCCCTTCACAGGTGAATATTGGCAGGAGTTTAGTGCGGGTGATTATCGCTGCCGCTGCTGCGGTGAATTATTATTTGATGCGGATACCAAGTTTGATGCCGGTTGTGGTTGGCCAAGTTTTTATGCTCCCGCTGTGAAAGCGGCGATTAAAGAGCAGTTGGATACCAGCCATGGTATGTATCGGACCGAGGTGCTCTGTCGCAAGTGTGATTGTCACTTGGGGCATGTATTTACCGATGGCCCTGAACCCACCGGTCTGCGTTATTGCATTAACTCAGCGTCCATTTTATTTGATAAAAAATAG
- a CDS encoding efflux RND transporter periplasmic adaptor subunit produces MSLLPYFVRSGIVQGGVVRHKIIQSSILIGCVLIGGFSCIANAQAPAAVEVIVQGVSVKSLTTNIEALGTLKANESISLTSNETKKVTRINFEDGQRVDKGQVLVEMTSREESALLEEARFNADEAKKQLDRVRELAKRGAAAQSLLDQRIREFEAARARYNATESRLKDLILLAPFSGVVGLREVSVGALVSPGDQITTLNDDSKMKLDFTVPAVYLRSLSVGLPIVAKSRDLGDKLFHGEVFSIDNQIDDVTRSIKVRALLNNEEHELKQGMLMLVDLKAGARDALVISESALVPLGSNNFVFVLKQDQGSSVVERRQISIGERLPGAVEVLKGLDIGDKVVTHGLQKIRPGQKVSVMAEEKPVAEHAQGEKHLSDLITSKNN; encoded by the coding sequence ATGTCGTTGTTACCGTACTTTGTCCGAAGTGGCATTGTTCAAGGTGGTGTTGTTCGACACAAAATTATCCAAAGCAGTATTTTAATAGGTTGTGTATTGATCGGAGGATTTTCCTGTATTGCCAATGCGCAAGCGCCTGCCGCAGTTGAGGTTATCGTACAGGGGGTGAGTGTTAAAAGTTTGACCACAAACATAGAAGCCTTGGGAACCCTGAAAGCAAACGAGTCCATTTCATTAACATCCAACGAAACCAAAAAAGTAACGCGGATTAATTTTGAAGACGGGCAGCGTGTGGATAAAGGACAGGTGTTGGTAGAAATGACCAGCAGGGAAGAGTCTGCTTTGTTGGAAGAGGCTCGTTTTAATGCCGATGAAGCAAAAAAGCAGTTGGATCGTGTGCGCGAGTTGGCCAAGCGTGGCGCTGCAGCCCAATCATTACTTGATCAGCGGATACGAGAATTTGAAGCAGCGCGGGCGCGTTATAACGCGACTGAATCCCGTTTGAAAGATTTAATTTTACTCGCGCCTTTTTCAGGCGTTGTCGGTTTGCGTGAGGTGAGCGTTGGCGCATTGGTGTCTCCCGGTGACCAAATAACCACGCTGAATGACGATTCAAAAATGAAATTGGATTTCACTGTGCCAGCGGTTTATTTGCGCAGTCTTTCGGTGGGATTGCCTATTGTGGCGAAGAGTCGCGATTTGGGTGACAAACTATTTCATGGCGAAGTATTCAGTATTGATAACCAGATTGATGATGTAACGCGTTCAATAAAGGTTCGCGCACTGTTAAATAATGAGGAGCATGAATTAAAGCAGGGCATGTTGATGTTGGTGGATTTAAAAGCAGGCGCGCGCGATGCGCTTGTTATCTCCGAATCGGCATTGGTGCCTTTGGGCAGCAATAATTTTGTATTCGTGCTCAAACAAGATCAAGGCAGCAGTGTTGTTGAACGTCGCCAAATTTCAATTGGCGAGCGTTTACCCGGCGCTGTAGAGGTGCTGAAAGGTTTGGATATTGGGGACAAAGTGGTTACGCACGGATTGCAGAAAATCCGCCCCGGGCAAAAAGTATCGGTGATGGCAGAAGAAAAGCCCGTTGCTGAACATGCTCAGGGTGAAAAACATTTGTCTGATTTGATTACATCTAAAAATAACTGA
- a CDS encoding efflux RND transporter permease subunit, whose amino-acid sequence MMLSDLSIKRPVFASVISILLIAFGLVAFERLTLREYPNIDPPVVSIRTNYPGAAATIVETRITKVIEDRISGVEGIRFIESSSENGISNIVVQFDTGHDMDSAANDIRDRVNGAVGNLPIEAEPPEVQKVSSDEDVILWFNLAGENMTMPELSDYAQRYLIDRFSVIDGVARVRIGGEQRYAMRIWLDRRELAARDLTVNDVESALRAENIELPAGSIESLERQFTVRMARTYRTVEQFNQLVVKRGSDGHLIRLGDIAKVEKGTEEDRNLFRGNGVTQVGIGIVKQSTANTIDVARGAKLERDKINAILPKGMKLEDSYDSSVFVERAIHEVYITLGIAIALVVLVIYLFLGSIRAMLVPAVAVPVSIIATFTVLAVLGFSVNMLTLLALVLAIGLVVDDAIVVLENIVRHIEEKGKSPLLAAFDGTREVGFAVIATTLVLIAIFVPIVFLKGDVGRLFSEFAITMAAAVGFSSLIALTLSPMLASKVLVRNENKNSFVEHINRWMLRLRVKYQNGIRACLRRSKLVIASFSLLLLGCFFLAQQIPSEYAPREDRGTFFVMVNGPEGASYAYMEEYMTEIESRMMQYVDKGEISRLMVRAPRGFGAIESFNSGMIIAVMNDWSERRGAFVVMDEIRQKLADLPGVTAAPVMRQGFGSQATKPVQFVLGGGTYEELAQWRDILLEKLEQNNPGLVGIDWDYKETKPQVEVMIDTNRAADLGVSVNNIGRTLEAMLGSRRATTYIDDGEEYDVILQGERDEQRTTTSLQNMYVRSERSGELIPLSNLVTLKEVADASRLNRYNRMRSLTIEANLADNLALGDALAHLNGLVREHLPPTAMVDYKGLSRDFQSAGSSVMFIFLLGILITFLVLAAQFESYIHPFVIMLTVPLAILGGMLGLYLTGSSFNLYSQIGLIMLIGLAAKNGILIVEFANQLRDRGVEFTDALLEASSARLRPILMTSLTAVAGAIPLVISSGAGAETRFVIGIVVISGVLVATVLTLFLVPVAYSLLARNTGSPGDVERRLLQEQARYAGDED is encoded by the coding sequence ATGATGCTCTCGGATTTGTCCATCAAACGGCCGGTGTTTGCATCGGTTATTTCTATTTTGTTAATTGCATTTGGTCTTGTCGCGTTTGAACGTTTGACCTTGCGTGAATACCCCAATATCGATCCTCCTGTGGTTTCCATTCGCACTAACTATCCTGGTGCAGCGGCAACTATTGTTGAAACCCGCATTACCAAAGTAATTGAAGATCGTATTTCCGGTGTTGAAGGTATCCGCTTTATTGAATCCTCCAGTGAAAATGGCATTTCCAATATTGTGGTGCAATTTGATACTGGTCACGACATGGATTCTGCTGCAAATGATATTCGTGACCGCGTTAATGGTGCGGTGGGGAATTTACCGATAGAAGCAGAACCGCCGGAAGTACAAAAAGTTAGCTCCGATGAAGATGTCATTCTTTGGTTTAACCTGGCTGGCGAAAATATGACGATGCCGGAGCTGTCCGACTACGCGCAACGTTATTTAATTGATCGCTTCTCGGTAATTGATGGAGTTGCACGCGTACGTATCGGAGGTGAGCAGCGCTATGCCATGCGTATCTGGTTGGACAGGCGTGAATTGGCTGCGCGGGATCTCACCGTAAATGATGTTGAGTCTGCTTTGCGCGCAGAAAATATTGAATTGCCAGCGGGTAGCATTGAATCGCTTGAGCGGCAATTTACTGTGCGTATGGCGCGCACGTATCGAACCGTCGAACAATTCAATCAATTAGTTGTTAAGCGCGGATCTGATGGGCATCTAATTCGTTTGGGTGATATTGCAAAAGTAGAAAAAGGCACTGAGGAGGATCGCAACTTATTTCGTGGTAATGGCGTCACTCAGGTAGGCATAGGCATTGTTAAACAATCAACCGCAAATACAATTGATGTGGCGCGCGGCGCAAAACTGGAACGCGATAAAATCAATGCAATTTTGCCCAAAGGCATGAAGCTGGAAGACAGTTACGATAGCTCGGTATTTGTCGAACGCGCTATTCACGAAGTGTATATCACCTTGGGTATTGCGATTGCGTTGGTTGTATTAGTCATTTATTTATTCCTTGGCAGCATTCGCGCAATGTTGGTACCGGCAGTGGCAGTACCCGTTTCAATTATTGCAACTTTTACTGTTCTGGCGGTGCTCGGTTTTTCAGTCAACATGCTGACATTGTTGGCGTTGGTGCTGGCAATTGGTTTGGTTGTGGATGATGCGATTGTCGTACTTGAAAATATTGTCCGGCACATCGAAGAGAAAGGGAAGTCGCCTTTGCTTGCCGCATTTGATGGTACACGTGAGGTTGGTTTTGCCGTGATCGCGACCACCTTGGTGTTGATTGCGATTTTTGTGCCTATCGTATTTTTGAAAGGTGATGTTGGTAGATTGTTCTCTGAGTTTGCCATTACGATGGCGGCTGCCGTAGGCTTTTCATCGCTGATTGCGTTAACGTTATCACCCATGCTTGCTTCAAAAGTATTGGTGCGCAATGAAAATAAAAACAGTTTTGTTGAGCATATTAATCGCTGGATGTTGCGCCTGCGCGTGAAATACCAAAATGGAATTCGCGCGTGTTTGCGTCGCTCAAAGTTGGTCATTGCAAGCTTTTCATTATTGCTGCTGGGATGTTTTTTTCTTGCACAGCAAATTCCGTCTGAATATGCACCGCGTGAAGACAGGGGAACATTCTTTGTCATGGTAAATGGCCCTGAAGGTGCCAGTTACGCTTATATGGAAGAATACATGACGGAAATTGAAAGCCGCATGATGCAATATGTAGACAAGGGTGAGATCAGCCGCTTAATGGTGCGTGCTCCGCGTGGTTTTGGCGCAATTGAAAGTTTTAACTCCGGCATGATTATCGCCGTGATGAATGACTGGAGCGAACGCCGTGGAGCATTTGTGGTGATGGATGAGATCCGCCAGAAACTTGCTGATTTACCAGGTGTTACTGCTGCGCCAGTTATGCGTCAGGGTTTTGGCTCACAAGCGACCAAACCAGTGCAGTTTGTTTTGGGTGGCGGCACCTACGAAGAACTGGCGCAGTGGCGCGATATTCTGTTGGAAAAATTGGAGCAGAATAATCCTGGTTTGGTAGGTATCGATTGGGATTACAAAGAAACCAAGCCACAAGTTGAAGTGATGATTGATACCAATCGCGCCGCTGATTTGGGTGTGAGCGTTAACAATATTGGTCGTACACTTGAAGCAATGCTCGGTTCCCGTCGTGCAACAACCTATATTGATGATGGTGAAGAGTACGATGTCATTTTGCAAGGGGAGCGCGATGAGCAACGTACCACAACCAGTTTGCAGAATATGTACGTGCGCTCCGAGCGCTCCGGCGAATTAATTCCTTTGTCTAATTTGGTTACATTAAAAGAAGTAGCCGATGCGAGCCGCTTGAATCGCTACAACCGTATGCGTTCATTAACCATTGAAGCAAACCTTGCTGACAACCTTGCGCTGGGTGATGCGCTTGCGCATTTAAATGGTCTTGTGCGTGAGCATTTGCCGCCGACAGCGATGGTAGATTACAAAGGGCTTTCACGCGATTTCCAATCCGCAGGCAGCTCGGTCATGTTTATTTTCCTGCTCGGGATTTTAATTACTTTTCTGGTATTGGCTGCGCAGTTTGAAAGTTATATTCATCCATTCGTTATCATGCTGACCGTACCTCTAGCAATTCTAGGTGGAATGTTAGGTCTATATTTGACTGGTAGTAGTTTTAATCTCTACTCGCAGATTGGTTTGATTATGTTGATTGGATTAGCGGCTAAAAACGGAATTTTAATTGTCGAGTTTGCCAATCAGTTGCGTGACCGTGGAGTGGAATTTACGGATGCGTTACTGGAGGCATCGTCTGCACGTTTACGCCCCATTTTGATGACTAGCCTGACTGCCGTAGCGGGTGCTATACCATTGGTGATTTCATCGGGTGCAGGCGCAGAAACGCGGTTCGTTATCGGTATTGTTGTTATTTCCGGCGTATTGGTTGCTACTGTGTTAACGCTATTTTTAGTGCCTGTTGCCTACAGTTTATTGGCTCGTAATACAGGTTCACCAGGTGATGTAGAGCGTAGATTGTTGCAAGAACAAGCGCGATACGCGGGGGATGAAGATTAA
- a CDS encoding carbohydrate-binding protein, which yields MNLQRAKRAARHLLLAGITSCTLSTTAQAATVDLLVLYDNFTKNYFGGDPQTAMNNWVNQINAAYADSQIDVQLRLVGVREMEQAGADMGAVLGNLRVNNAAIALRDQLGADFVTQLHQKGACGVGYVAVDKNWTWNVSAPGCGPMVVAHELGHNMGLNHSRKQGDTSGARFRYGVGYGVDNVFVDIMAYEGVFNTTRVNRFSNPNLTCRGLPCGIPVGQANEAYGALAIHNVRDEIAAFRPTAGSSGPVRVSQHCDYGGYTVGLPVGRYTLSQLQARGIANDDISSLRVQAGHSVTLYQHDNFTGNALTKTGDDNCLVNEGFNDSASSIVIESTGSFNTLIQAENYFANNGVQTEATTDTGGGLNVGWIETNDWMAYNNVVIPTSGTYTIEYRVASPSGGRLSADLNGGGILLGELAIPATGGWQTWTTISHNVQINAGTYNFGVFAKAGGWNINWVRIKR from the coding sequence ATGAACCTTCAGCGCGCTAAAAGAGCAGCCAGACACTTGCTGCTGGCAGGAATCACCAGCTGCACACTCAGCACCACAGCACAAGCAGCTACTGTCGATTTACTTGTGCTCTATGACAACTTCACTAAAAACTATTTTGGCGGTGATCCCCAAACCGCTATGAACAACTGGGTCAACCAAATTAATGCCGCGTATGCTGACAGCCAAATAGATGTGCAGTTGCGTCTGGTGGGTGTACGTGAAATGGAGCAGGCAGGCGCAGACATGGGCGCAGTGCTTGGCAATTTACGTGTTAACAACGCAGCGATTGCATTACGCGACCAACTAGGTGCTGACTTTGTTACCCAGCTCCACCAAAAAGGGGCTTGCGGTGTTGGATATGTTGCGGTGGATAAAAACTGGACATGGAATGTCAGTGCTCCAGGGTGCGGCCCTATGGTAGTTGCGCATGAACTCGGACATAACATGGGTCTGAACCACTCACGCAAACAAGGCGACACCTCTGGTGCTCGTTTCCGCTACGGTGTTGGTTATGGTGTCGATAATGTATTTGTAGACATCATGGCCTATGAGGGCGTGTTTAACACAACGCGCGTTAATCGTTTCTCTAACCCCAACCTTACTTGCCGCGGGCTTCCATGCGGAATACCTGTGGGTCAAGCAAATGAAGCTTATGGCGCACTCGCAATTCACAACGTGCGCGATGAAATCGCTGCATTCAGGCCTACGGCGGGTTCATCTGGCCCAGTAAGAGTTTCACAACACTGTGATTACGGCGGCTACACTGTTGGCCTTCCGGTAGGTCGCTATACCCTGAGTCAATTGCAAGCCCGAGGAATCGCCAACGACGATATTTCATCTCTGCGAGTACAAGCAGGCCACAGCGTCACTCTCTATCAGCATGACAATTTCACTGGTAATGCGTTAACCAAGACCGGCGATGATAATTGCCTTGTCAATGAAGGTTTTAATGATAGCGCCAGCTCAATTGTGATCGAAAGTACGGGAAGTTTTAATACCCTGATCCAGGCAGAAAATTATTTCGCCAACAATGGCGTACAAACTGAAGCCACCACAGACACCGGTGGCGGGTTGAATGTTGGCTGGATCGAAACCAATGATTGGATGGCGTACAACAATGTTGTAATTCCAACATCTGGTACTTACACAATTGAATACCGTGTTGCGAGCCCCAGTGGCGGAAGGCTCTCAGCCGATTTAAATGGTGGTGGCATTTTGTTGGGGGAGCTCGCTATTCCTGCAACGGGCGGCTGGCAAACCTGGACAACCATTTCCCACAACGTGCAAATTAATGCAGGCACTTATAATTTTGGTGTTTTCGCCAAAGCTGGTGGCTGGAATATTAACTGGGTACGCATCAAGCGTTAA
- a CDS encoding proline--tRNA ligase — protein MRSSRFLIATLKETPADAEVISHKLMLRAGMIRKMASGLYNWLPLGLRVLRKVEKIVREEMDKSGAQEVLMPVVQPAELWEESGRWQQYGPELLRMSDRHERPFCLGPTHEEVITDLIRNEIKSYKQLPANFYQIQTKFRDEIRPRFGVMRSREFIMKDAYSFHTSHESLQQTYDVMHATYCSIFTRLGLQFRPVLADTGSIGGAFSHEFHVLAESGEDDIAFSNGSDYAANIEKAEALPPTTPRPAPQHLMQEVATPGKHSIDEVAEFLKVSPQQTVKTLIVLGEIREDKTQPLVALVLRGDHELNEIKAEKLTGIASPLTLAPEARIKAELGVGIGSIGPVGLTISVIVDHSAAHLADFVCGANKDGFHLTGVNWERDVQAPLVADIRNVVTGDPSPCGKGSLEIKRGIEVGHIFQLGTKYSEAMKARVLDENGKEQTMIMGCYGIGVTRVVASAIEQNFDENGIIWPDSIAPFHVAIVPINIGKSEAVASKSEELYTELTKAGFDVLFMDDEKARLGGMLADTDLMGIPHRIVIGDRGLEAGTIEYKGRRDAEKQEIAIGDIITFLRDRITV, from the coding sequence ATGCGTTCCAGCCGATTTTTAATTGCTACCCTCAAGGAAACCCCCGCAGATGCGGAAGTTATCAGCCATAAATTGATGTTACGTGCGGGCATGATCCGCAAGATGGCCTCCGGCCTTTATAACTGGCTACCGCTTGGTCTTCGCGTGTTGCGTAAGGTAGAAAAAATCGTGCGCGAGGAAATGGATAAATCCGGTGCTCAGGAAGTATTGATGCCAGTAGTGCAACCTGCAGAATTGTGGGAAGAATCTGGCCGCTGGCAGCAATATGGCCCGGAACTATTGCGTATGAGTGATCGCCATGAGCGCCCTTTTTGCTTGGGACCAACCCATGAAGAAGTGATTACTGATTTGATTCGCAACGAAATCAAAAGCTACAAACAACTACCGGCTAATTTTTATCAAATCCAAACTAAATTCCGCGATGAAATCCGCCCACGTTTTGGGGTAATGCGCTCACGTGAATTTATCATGAAAGATGCCTATTCCTTTCACACAAGTCACGAATCACTGCAACAAACTTACGATGTAATGCACGCAACCTATTGCAGTATTTTCACGCGTTTGGGCTTGCAGTTCCGTCCGGTACTGGCCGATACAGGCTCCATCGGTGGCGCATTCTCTCATGAGTTCCATGTACTGGCCGAGAGCGGTGAAGATGACATTGCTTTCAGTAACGGCAGCGACTATGCAGCCAACATTGAAAAAGCCGAGGCATTGCCACCAACGACACCACGCCCTGCGCCGCAACATCTGATGCAAGAGGTTGCAACGCCTGGTAAACATTCTATTGATGAGGTTGCTGAATTCCTGAAAGTGTCCCCGCAACAAACGGTGAAAACACTGATTGTGCTGGGCGAAATACGCGAAGACAAAACCCAACCGTTGGTGGCATTAGTCTTACGCGGCGACCACGAACTTAATGAAATCAAGGCAGAAAAATTAACCGGCATTGCATCGCCACTGACACTCGCTCCCGAGGCTCGTATCAAAGCAGAACTGGGAGTTGGCATAGGATCTATTGGTCCTGTCGGCCTCACAATTTCTGTGATTGTTGACCATTCCGCGGCGCACCTTGCCGATTTCGTTTGCGGAGCCAACAAAGATGGTTTCCATTTAACCGGTGTTAATTGGGAGCGCGATGTACAGGCACCATTGGTAGCGGATATCCGCAATGTTGTTACCGGTGACCCAAGCCCTTGCGGCAAAGGCTCATTGGAAATCAAACGTGGCATTGAGGTCGGTCATATTTTCCAATTGGGAACCAAATATTCTGAAGCTATGAAAGCCAGAGTGCTGGATGAGAATGGCAAAGAACAAACCATGATCATGGGTTGCTATGGTATCGGCGTTACTCGCGTCGTCGCGTCTGCGATAGAACAAAACTTTGATGAAAACGGCATTATCTGGCCAGATTCAATTGCACCTTTCCATGTCGCGATTGTGCCGATCAACATCGGTAAGTCTGAAGCGGTTGCGAGTAAAAGCGAGGAGCTTTATACCGAGCTGACTAAGGCAGGTTTCGACGTTCTGTTTATGGACGATGAAAAAGCACGCTTGGGCGGAATGCTGGCTGACACAGACCTCATGGGTATCCCACATCGCATCGTGATTGGTGATCGTGGCCTTGAGGCGGGAACGATTGAATATAAAGGCCGCCGCGATGCAGAAAAACAAGAAATTGCAATTGGCGACATCATAACTTTCTTGCGTGATCGTATTACGGTGTAA
- a CDS encoding HIT domain-containing protein — MFELHPRLAQDSIVIGEFDLSLLLLSRDANYPWCILVPKREDIYEIHHLTEDEQLQLIRESCRLSEVMTSLFDADKMNVAALGNVVRQLHVHHIARFTDDPAWPQPIWGKLPAKDYDSEELSERIKRLQNALVGEGFAIL, encoded by the coding sequence ATGTTTGAACTACATCCACGCCTCGCCCAAGATTCCATTGTTATCGGTGAATTTGATCTCTCGTTGTTATTACTTAGCCGGGATGCCAATTACCCTTGGTGCATTCTGGTGCCCAAGCGCGAGGATATCTACGAAATTCACCATTTAACTGAAGATGAGCAGTTGCAATTAATCCGTGAGTCGTGCCGTTTGTCGGAGGTTATGACGAGCTTGTTTGATGCGGACAAAATGAACGTCGCCGCTCTGGGAAATGTAGTGCGTCAGTTGCATGTGCATCATATTGCTCGGTTTACCGATGACCCTGCTTGGCCACAGCCGATATGGGGTAAGTTGCCAGCGAAGGATTATGATTCTGAAGAGCTTTCCGAGCGCATCAAGCGTTTACAAAATGCATTGGTAGGGGAGGGTTTTGCAATTTTATAG
- a CDS encoding HU family DNA-binding protein → MAAKKPAAPKAAPKKAPAAKAAPKAVAKKAPAPKAAAKKAPALKAAPAVVKPIAERQNKTQMLQQISDATELSKKQVQAVLDELTNIIEGHIKKKGVGEFVFPGLLKITTVKKPATKARKGINPFTGEEVMFKAKPASTSVKVRPLKKLKEFAV, encoded by the coding sequence ATGGCCGCCAAAAAACCTGCCGCTCCAAAAGCCGCTCCTAAAAAAGCGCCTGCTGCTAAAGCTGCACCAAAAGCAGTTGCTAAAAAAGCGCCTGCACCAAAAGCTGCTGCTAAAAAAGCACCTGCCCTTAAAGCTGCTCCTGCTGTTGTTAAACCAATCGCAGAGCGTCAAAACAAAACCCAAATGTTGCAGCAAATCTCTGATGCGACTGAACTGAGCAAAAAGCAAGTTCAGGCAGTTTTGGATGAATTGACCAATATCATTGAAGGCCACATCAAAAAGAAAGGTGTTGGCGAGTTCGTATTCCCAGGCCTGTTGAAAATTACTACCGTGAAAAAACCTGCCACCAAGGCACGTAAAGGTATCAATCCTTTCACTGGTGAAGAAGTGATGTTCAAAGCTAAACCAGCCAGCACTTCTGTAAAAGTGCGCCCACTGAAAAAACTGAAAGAATTTGCTGTGTAA
- a CDS encoding GNAT family N-acetyltransferase, producing MHQIIVTDWHTHSRELADIRINVFIKEQQIPVADEWDELDETATHFLVYKDSTPVACARLFVDEHNEQPCFHIGRVAVLKSFRKQGIGHQLMEFIVAHCVKTAPHPIHLNAQLERCTFYQHLGFVAQGDIFMDAGIPHVSMFLHIPTLPTSESSS from the coding sequence ATGCATCAAATAATAGTTACCGACTGGCATACACATTCAAGGGAACTGGCGGATATACGCATTAACGTTTTTATAAAAGAGCAACAAATACCAGTTGCAGATGAATGGGACGAGTTGGATGAAACAGCCACCCATTTTCTAGTTTACAAAGATTCCACCCCTGTAGCCTGTGCTCGCCTGTTTGTTGATGAGCACAATGAACAACCTTGCTTTCACATAGGGCGCGTAGCCGTATTAAAATCGTTTCGGAAACAGGGAATTGGACATCAATTAATGGAATTTATTGTTGCGCACTGCGTTAAAACAGCGCCTCATCCTATTCATTTAAATGCTCAACTTGAGCGCTGCACTTTTTATCAACATCTTGGCTTTGTTGCACAAGGCGATATATTCATGGATGCAGGAATCCCGCATGTCAGTATGTTTTTACACATACCCACCCTGCCGACCTCTGAATCTTCATCGTAA
- a CDS encoding cupin domain-containing protein — MTTPLTHLGDMPIEEFLRDYWQKKPLLIRNAFPGFESPLSPDELAGLALEEEVESRIVLENGTTPWELRNGPFDEKTFEQLPETHWTLLVQAVDQWVPEVNQLLDHFRFIPNWRLDDLMISYAPDKGGVGPHFDYYDVFLLQGLGKRHWRIGQMCDSNSPRVEGTRLKILSEFQTTDEWVLEPGDMLYIPPGIAHWGNAQGDDCMTYSIGFRAPSHADIISEIGQEIALSVEDDLRYADPDLTLQDNPGEINAKAIDQVRDIVLQHLTQEKIAFWFGKFMTERKYLEQTQEEPLDIDADEWQAALADGELLWRHPSARLAFHSDEKGTLLFADGEAICCSRQLAELVCKEVEISWRDIKALVQDPVDRAAITQLINQETLLVDE, encoded by the coding sequence ATGACAACACCACTCACCCATCTTGGCGATATGCCTATCGAAGAATTTCTACGCGATTATTGGCAAAAAAAGCCACTATTGATTCGCAATGCATTTCCTGGTTTTGAATCTCCACTCTCTCCGGATGAGCTTGCAGGTCTCGCACTTGAGGAAGAAGTTGAATCGCGTATTGTTTTGGAAAACGGTACTACACCTTGGGAATTACGCAATGGCCCATTTGATGAAAAAACCTTTGAACAATTGCCCGAAACCCATTGGACTTTATTAGTTCAAGCTGTCGATCAATGGGTGCCAGAAGTCAATCAACTGCTGGATCATTTTCGCTTCATCCCCAATTGGCGACTGGACGACTTAATGATCAGCTACGCGCCGGACAAAGGCGGTGTAGGTCCACACTTCGATTACTATGATGTATTTTTGCTTCAAGGTTTGGGCAAACGCCATTGGAGAATCGGCCAGATGTGCGACAGCAATTCACCGCGTGTTGAAGGCACACGCCTGAAAATTCTCAGCGAATTCCAAACCACCGATGAATGGGTATTGGAACCGGGCGATATGCTTTATATCCCCCCTGGCATTGCTCACTGGGGTAACGCGCAGGGAGACGATTGCATGACCTACTCTATCGGCTTTCGCGCGCCCAGCCATGCCGATATTATTTCCGAAATCGGTCAGGAAATTGCGCTGTCTGTTGAAGACGATTTGCGCTATGCCGACCCCGATTTAACACTGCAAGATAATCCCGGAGAAATCAACGCAAAAGCGATTGATCAAGTACGTGATATTGTTCTTCAGCATCTCACCCAAGAAAAAATTGCGTTCTGGTTTGGGAAGTTTATGACCGAACGCAAATACCTTGAGCAAACTCAGGAAGAGCCGTTGGATATAGATGCCGATGAATGGCAGGCTGCACTGGCTGATGGCGAATTGCTTTGGCGCCATCCATCTGCACGACTTGCGTTTCACAGTGATGAAAAAGGCACCTTGCTGTTTGCCGATGGCGAGGCAATTTGCTGTTCGCGTCAACTGGCTGAGCTGGTGTGTAAAGAGGTGGAAATTAGCTGGCGCGATATCAAAGCACTAGTACAAGATCCTGTTGACCGTGCTGCGATTACCCAGCTGATCAATCAGGAAACCCTATTAGTTGACGAATAA